From the Anaeromyxobacter sp. genome, one window contains:
- a CDS encoding DUF302 domain-containing protein, which yields MTASPASAGERPADQGITDVPSKHGVGPSLDRLESILKAKGISVFARVEHSAEAAKVGLTMRPTALLIFGNPKAGTPLMIASPSVALDLPLKVLAWEDEKGQVWLSYNGPAWLQRRHGLSEDLMKNVAGVAGLVQQAAGP from the coding sequence ATGACCGCCTCACCGGCGTCGGCCGGGGAGCGCCCGGCCGACCAGGGGATCACCGACGTGCCGAGCAAGCACGGGGTGGGGCCGAGCCTGGACCGGCTCGAGTCCATCCTGAAGGCCAAGGGGATCTCGGTGTTCGCCCGCGTCGAGCACAGCGCCGAGGCGGCCAAGGTCGGCCTCACCATGCGCCCGACCGCACTGCTCATCTTCGGCAACCCGAAGGCCGGCACGCCCCTCATGATCGCCTCGCCTTCGGTGGCGCTCGACCTGCCGCTCAAGGTCCTCGCCTGGGAAGACGAGAAGGGCCAGGTGTGGCTGAGCTACAACGGCCCCGCCTGGCTGCAGCGGCGCCATGGACTGAGCGAAGACCTCATGAAGAACGTCGCGGGGGTCGCCGGTCTGGTGCAGCAGGCCGCCGGGCCTTGA
- a CDS encoding class I SAM-dependent methyltransferase: protein MAEPSARFWQVFFDLYLALPRQGPGNRASAERALALCGDLPPAPAVADLGCGVGGQTLLLAELTGGTVAAVDSLPAAVERLRAAAAARGLDGRVAAVVGDLARPPLPPQAFDLVWSEGALYNAGLDVALPACRGLLRPGGVVAFTDAVWRVEAPPPQVKASFDFDYPAMGRVPDVLAAIERSGLTLVGHFTLPDEAWWEDFYAPMERRLQELRGRYAGDAEAQAILDRLALEPELHRRWGHTYAYEFFVARRG from the coding sequence ATGGCCGAGCCGAGCGCCCGCTTCTGGCAGGTCTTCTTCGACCTCTACCTCGCCCTGCCGCGCCAGGGACCGGGGAACCGGGCCTCGGCGGAGCGGGCCTTGGCGCTGTGCGGGGACCTGCCCCCGGCGCCGGCGGTGGCCGATCTCGGCTGCGGGGTGGGCGGGCAGACGCTCCTGCTCGCCGAGCTCACCGGCGGCACCGTCGCCGCGGTGGACAGCCTCCCCGCCGCCGTCGAGCGGCTCCGCGCCGCGGCCGCCGCCCGGGGGCTCGACGGGCGCGTCGCCGCGGTGGTTGGTGACCTGGCGCGCCCCCCGCTCCCGCCGCAGGCCTTCGACTTGGTCTGGTCGGAGGGGGCGCTCTACAACGCCGGCCTCGACGTCGCGCTGCCCGCCTGCCGGGGCCTCCTGCGCCCCGGGGGTGTCGTCGCCTTCACCGACGCCGTCTGGCGGGTCGAGGCGCCGCCGCCGCAGGTGAAGGCGAGCTTCGACTTCGACTACCCGGCCATGGGCCGGGTGCCGGACGTGCTGGCCGCCATCGAGCGGAGCGGCCTGACGCTGGTGGGCCACTTCACCCTGCCGGACGAGGCCTGGTGGGAGGACTTCTACGCGCCGATGGAGCGCCGCCTCCAGGAGCTGCGGGGCCGGTACGCCGGCGACGCGGAGGCCCAGGCGATCCTCGACCGGCTGGCGCTGGAGCCGGAGCTCCACCGGAGGTGGGGACACACCTACGCGTACGAGTTCTTCGTGGCGCGGCGGGGGTGA
- a CDS encoding zf-TFIIB domain-containing protein yields MTSGAVLAHRCGRCRGVWLAPEAFQQICQLEERPPGEEAAIVQARGPVVDRRPSAQEERVRYRVCPTCRDVMSRTNFAKVSGVVIDVCRPHGAWFDKGELAAIRRFLRAGGLLRYGRHRRLGSEVAAPRRGARPAPTAELDDTYDILMGGGGWDVPSRIPRLLVAAFFGAFGAWSLWRAFHPNANSFRGLGLGQVVLATFSFYFAWRAVEQWVSQRRR; encoded by the coding sequence GTGACCTCCGGCGCGGTCCTGGCGCACCGCTGCGGGCGGTGCAGGGGCGTGTGGCTGGCCCCAGAGGCTTTCCAGCAGATCTGCCAACTGGAGGAGCGCCCTCCCGGCGAGGAGGCCGCCATCGTGCAGGCGCGAGGCCCAGTCGTCGATCGGCGTCCATCGGCCCAGGAGGAGCGGGTGCGGTACCGGGTCTGCCCGACCTGCCGCGACGTGATGAGCCGTACGAACTTCGCCAAGGTCTCTGGTGTCGTGATCGATGTGTGCCGGCCGCATGGAGCCTGGTTCGACAAGGGTGAGCTTGCGGCCATCCGGCGTTTCCTGCGTGCGGGCGGCCTGCTGCGCTACGGACGGCACCGTCGCCTCGGAAGTGAAGTTGCTGCGCCACGAAGGGGAGCCCGGCCAGCGCCCACCGCTGAGCTCGACGACACCTATGACATCCTCATGGGAGGAGGAGGCTGGGACGTACCAAGCAGGATCCCGCGACTCCTGGTCGCTGCGTTCTTCGGCGCGTTCGGTGCCTGGTCTCTCTGGCGGGCCTTCCACCCGAACGCGAACAGCTTCCGCGGCCTTGGACTGGGTCAGGTGGTGCTCGCGACCTTCTCCTTCTACTTTGCGTGGCGGGCCGTCGAGCAGTGGGTATCCCAGCGCCGACGCTGA
- a CDS encoding NAD(P)H-dependent oxidoreductase — protein sequence MRVLTVYAHPDPKSFNHAVLEAFTRGLVEAGHQSEVVDLYAIGFDPVSRLRDQPSWLPDANAPDMVEKVVRERVRPPDAGPLRRLVTWALFRDRSALEVVELLRRRVPRDVREQQEKVARADALAFIAPVWFVGFPAILKGWIERVFTLGFAFSLTSAGWRGDIGGRRPLLRHRKALVISTTCFDEAAYRKGLGDAMRLLIDEFSLRFPGIQEVQHEYFHSVVMADEATRRGYLERAHQLGLEFEARPLAASG from the coding sequence ATGAGAGTGCTGACCGTCTACGCCCACCCGGATCCCAAGTCGTTCAACCACGCGGTGCTGGAGGCCTTCACCCGGGGGCTGGTCGAGGCCGGCCACCAGAGCGAGGTGGTCGACCTGTACGCCATCGGCTTCGACCCCGTGTCGCGGCTGCGGGACCAGCCGAGCTGGCTGCCGGACGCCAACGCGCCGGACATGGTGGAGAAGGTGGTGCGGGAGCGGGTGCGGCCCCCGGACGCCGGGCCGCTTCGGCGGCTCGTCACCTGGGCGCTGTTCCGTGACCGGAGCGCCCTGGAGGTGGTGGAGCTGCTCCGGCGCCGGGTCCCCCGCGACGTGCGCGAGCAGCAGGAGAAGGTGGCGCGGGCCGACGCGCTGGCCTTCATCGCGCCCGTCTGGTTCGTCGGCTTCCCCGCCATCCTGAAGGGCTGGATCGAGCGGGTCTTCACGCTCGGCTTCGCCTTCTCGCTGACCTCGGCCGGTTGGCGCGGCGACATCGGCGGCCGCCGGCCGCTCCTCCGCCACCGCAAGGCGCTCGTCATCAGCACCACCTGCTTCGACGAGGCGGCCTACCGGAAGGGGCTGGGCGACGCCATGCGGCTCCTGATCGACGAGTTCTCGCTGCGCTTCCCGGGCATCCAGGAGGTCCAGCACGAGTACTTCCACTCGGTGGTCATGGCCGACGAGGCGACGCGGCGGGGCTACCTCGAGCGCGCCCACCAGCTCGGGCTGGAGTTCGAGGCCCGGCCGCTGGCGGCCAGCGGCTGA
- a CDS encoding C_GCAxxG_C_C family protein — protein sequence MSNLLRMGHCAPSVARSLADLGNGDDAWLVRLAAGLPGGIGNTRGECGGVTGALLVLGLRAGGHQAEALPVFVEQGQALCRRFEACHGSLACRDILGDRRLPLPCVGVVRRAPALLADALAADAAAELAPGARAAQRRLLAHLAEVRFHCAHAVLRAMAGWFPVTPALLDATAGFVGGTAGLGLTCSALTAGVMGLGLAAGEIEDSRARVARMLAVMALGGDALRDDLNAFNPSVHRGHRLARWFERELGSTRCRELTGLDLSREADVERFVEGGQAARCARIAERVTERAGAMLRPLRRHPPHQPRREP from the coding sequence GTGTCGAACCTGCTCCGGATGGGCCACTGCGCGCCGTCGGTGGCGAGGTCGCTGGCCGACCTGGGCAACGGCGACGACGCCTGGCTGGTGCGGCTCGCCGCCGGGCTCCCCGGTGGGATCGGCAACACCAGGGGCGAGTGCGGCGGCGTCACCGGCGCGCTCCTCGTGCTGGGGCTGCGAGCCGGCGGCCACCAGGCGGAGGCGCTCCCGGTGTTCGTCGAGCAGGGCCAGGCCCTCTGCCGCCGGTTCGAGGCCTGCCACGGGTCGCTCGCCTGCCGCGACATCCTGGGTGATCGGCGCCTCCCCCTGCCCTGCGTCGGCGTCGTCCGGCGCGCCCCGGCGCTGCTGGCCGACGCGCTGGCCGCGGATGCCGCGGCCGAGCTCGCGCCCGGCGCCCGGGCGGCGCAGCGGCGCCTCCTCGCCCACCTCGCCGAGGTGCGCTTCCACTGCGCGCACGCGGTGCTCCGCGCCATGGCGGGCTGGTTCCCGGTGACGCCCGCGCTGCTCGACGCCACCGCCGGCTTCGTGGGCGGCACCGCCGGCCTGGGCCTGACCTGCAGCGCGCTGACCGCCGGCGTCATGGGGCTCGGGCTGGCCGCCGGGGAGATCGAGGACAGCCGCGCTCGCGTGGCGCGGATGCTCGCCGTCATGGCGCTCGGCGGCGACGCCCTGCGCGACGACCTGAACGCCTTCAACCCGAGCGTCCACCGGGGCCACCGGCTCGCCCGCTGGTTCGAGCGCGAGCTCGGCAGCACCCGGTGCCGCGAGCTCACCGGCCTCGACCTCTCCCGGGAGGCCGACGTGGAGCGCTTCGTCGAGGGCGGCCAGGCGGCGCGCTGCGCCCGGATCGCCGAGCGGGTGACCGAGCGGGCCGGGGCGATGCTGCGGCCGCTGCGGCGCCACCCACCCCACCAGCCTCGGAGGGAGCCATGA
- a CDS encoding VOC family protein: protein MVIEHVAIWTSRLEALTAFYARFLGARAGPPYRSVSRPFESCFLSFPSGARLELMRLPDLAPAAGPAPRVGLAHLAFTVGSPADVDRLTEELGAAGFVVEGRPRRTGDGYYESVVLDPDGNRVELVAGA, encoded by the coding sequence GTGGTCATCGAGCACGTCGCGATCTGGACGTCCCGGCTGGAGGCGCTGACCGCCTTCTACGCCCGCTTCCTCGGGGCGCGGGCCGGCCCGCCCTACCGCTCGGTCTCGCGCCCGTTCGAGTCCTGCTTCCTCTCCTTCCCGTCCGGCGCCCGGCTCGAGCTCATGCGCCTGCCCGACCTCGCTCCGGCGGCGGGCCCGGCGCCGCGCGTCGGCCTGGCGCACCTGGCCTTCACGGTGGGGAGCCCGGCAGACGTGGACCGGCTCACCGAGGAGCTGGGCGCGGCCGGCTTCGTGGTGGAGGGCCGCCCGCGCCGCACCGGCGACGGCTACTACGAGAGCGTGGTCCTCGACCCCGACGGCAACCGGGTGGAGCTGGTGGCTGGGGCCTGA
- a CDS encoding nitronate monooxygenase, translated as MGIGVSNWRLANAVARAGQLGVVSGVAIDAVLARRLQDGDPGGHMRRAMERFPIPKVAAEALARHFRPGGREPGKPYALLPMYQQEVSRARDQFSVLSAFVEVWLAREGHAGLVGINLLTKIQMGNLAFLYGAVLAGVDYVIMGAGIPREIPGALDALARHEPAQLRLDLMDAAPGQAEYLRLDPAALWEGAAPVPVTRPRFLPIIASNLLATMLIKKATGRIDGFVIEGPTAGGHNAPPRDRGVSTETGEPLYGPRDVVDLELIRKLGLPFWVAGSEGRPDRLRVALAAGAAGIQVGTLFAYCDESGITEPLRRSILEAALRGAVRVRTDARASPTGFPFKRVAWEGDPAVGVDRKRICDLGYLRDAYGRGEKGIGYRCASEPEDQFVAKGGAPEELPGRECLCNSLLATVGLGQLREGGQVEPPLLTSGDEAANLAVFLAGRNHYAAADVVRWLLDGAA; from the coding sequence ATGGGGATCGGTGTCTCCAACTGGCGCCTGGCCAACGCCGTGGCCCGCGCCGGCCAGCTCGGGGTCGTGTCGGGCGTGGCCATCGACGCCGTGCTGGCGCGCCGGCTCCAGGACGGCGACCCGGGCGGCCACATGCGGCGCGCCATGGAGCGCTTCCCCATCCCGAAGGTCGCCGCGGAGGCGCTGGCGCGCCACTTCCGCCCGGGAGGCCGCGAGCCGGGCAAGCCCTACGCGCTGCTGCCCATGTACCAGCAGGAGGTCTCCCGCGCCCGCGACCAGTTCTCGGTCCTGTCGGCCTTCGTCGAGGTGTGGCTCGCCAGGGAGGGCCACGCCGGCCTGGTCGGCATCAACCTGCTCACCAAGATCCAGATGGGGAACCTGGCCTTCCTCTACGGCGCGGTGCTGGCCGGGGTGGACTACGTGATCATGGGCGCCGGCATCCCGCGCGAGATCCCGGGCGCGCTCGACGCGCTGGCGAGGCACGAGCCGGCCCAGCTCCGGCTCGACCTCATGGACGCCGCGCCGGGCCAGGCGGAGTACCTGCGCCTCGACCCGGCCGCGCTGTGGGAGGGCGCCGCGCCGGTCCCGGTGACCCGCCCCCGCTTCCTGCCCATCATCGCCAGCAACCTGCTGGCGACCATGCTGATCAAGAAGGCCACCGGCCGCATCGACGGCTTCGTCATCGAGGGGCCCACCGCCGGCGGGCACAACGCCCCGCCGCGCGACCGCGGCGTCTCCACCGAGACCGGCGAGCCGCTCTACGGCCCGCGCGACGTGGTGGACCTGGAGCTGATCCGCAAGCTCGGCCTGCCCTTCTGGGTGGCCGGCAGCGAGGGGCGGCCGGACCGGCTGCGGGTGGCGCTGGCGGCCGGGGCGGCGGGCATCCAGGTCGGCACGCTCTTCGCCTACTGCGACGAGTCGGGCATCACCGAGCCCTTGCGCCGCTCGATCCTGGAGGCCGCCCTGCGCGGGGCGGTGCGCGTCCGCACCGACGCCCGCGCCTCCCCCACCGGCTTCCCGTTCAAGCGGGTGGCCTGGGAGGGCGATCCGGCCGTCGGCGTGGACCGCAAGCGCATCTGCGACCTCGGCTACCTGCGCGACGCCTACGGGCGCGGCGAGAAGGGCATCGGGTACCGCTGCGCCAGCGAGCCCGAGGACCAGTTCGTCGCCAAGGGCGGCGCGCCGGAGGAGCTGCCGGGCCGCGAGTGCCTGTGCAACTCCCTGCTCGCCACCGTGGGGCTCGGGCAGCTCCGCGAGGGGGGCCAGGTGGAGCCGCCGCTGCTGACCAGCGGCGACGAGGCGGCCAACCTGGCGGTGTTCCTGGCCGGCCGGAACCACTACGCCGCGGCCGACGTGGTGCGGTGGCTGCTGGACGGGGCGGCCTGA
- a CDS encoding acetate kinase — translation MNILVLNCGSSSAKFAVIDSATGLESISGLAQRLGSPGATLEWKVDGAKHQRALPDADHDVALRAVVELLKFVGLAGDLAGVGHRVVHGGARFSGSIPVTEEVVDRIKECIPLGPLHNPPNLRGIHIAQELFPALPQVAVFDTAFHQTMPPQTYLYAVPYEWYEKYQVRRYGFHGTSHRYVSEQAVKRLGLDPYHHAIITAHLGNGCSLAAVRNGQSVDTTMGLTPLDGVVMGTRSGSIDPSIISHMKAALSCTADEVMDSLNRRSGLLGISGLSNDMRTLQEAAATGHERAALAVEKFCHSVAKGAAGMLVSLGRLDALIFTGGIGENAVAIRAKIVELLGFTGLKLDPEANATHGRASHGRITTSLSPQAVVIPTNEELMIAMDTAAIIERSRD, via the coding sequence TTGAACATCCTCGTCCTCAACTGCGGCAGCTCCTCCGCGAAGTTCGCGGTCATCGACTCGGCCACTGGCCTCGAGTCCATCTCCGGCCTGGCCCAGCGGCTCGGCTCGCCCGGCGCCACCCTCGAGTGGAAGGTGGACGGCGCCAAGCACCAGCGCGCCCTGCCGGACGCCGACCACGACGTGGCGCTGCGCGCCGTGGTGGAGCTCCTCAAGTTCGTGGGGCTGGCGGGCGACCTGGCCGGCGTGGGCCACCGCGTGGTCCACGGCGGCGCCCGCTTCTCCGGCTCCATCCCGGTGACCGAGGAGGTGGTCGACCGCATCAAGGAGTGCATCCCGCTCGGGCCGCTGCACAACCCGCCCAACCTGCGCGGCATCCACATCGCGCAGGAGCTCTTCCCCGCCTTGCCGCAGGTGGCGGTCTTCGACACCGCCTTCCACCAGACCATGCCGCCGCAGACCTACCTCTACGCGGTGCCCTACGAGTGGTACGAGAAGTACCAGGTGCGCCGCTACGGCTTCCACGGCACCAGCCACCGCTACGTGTCGGAGCAGGCGGTGAAGCGCCTGGGCCTCGACCCCTACCACCACGCCATCATCACGGCCCACCTGGGCAACGGCTGCTCGCTGGCGGCGGTGCGCAACGGGCAGTCGGTGGACACCACCATGGGCCTGACGCCGCTCGACGGCGTGGTCATGGGCACCCGCTCCGGCTCCATCGATCCCTCCATCATCTCCCACATGAAGGCGGCGCTCTCCTGCACCGCCGACGAGGTCATGGACTCCCTCAACCGGCGCTCCGGCCTGCTCGGCATCTCCGGGCTCTCCAACGACATGCGGACGCTGCAGGAGGCGGCCGCCACCGGCCACGAGCGGGCCGCGCTGGCGGTCGAGAAGTTCTGCCACTCGGTGGCCAAGGGCGCGGCCGGCATGCTGGTGTCGCTGGGGCGCCTCGACGCGCTGATCTTCACCGGCGGCATCGGCGAGAACGCCGTGGCCATCCGCGCCAAGATCGTGGAGCTGCTCGGGTTCACCGGCCTCAAGCTCGATCCCGAGGCCAACGCCACCCACGGCCGCGCCAGCCACGGCCGCATCACCACCAGCCTGTCACCCCAGGCGGTGGTCATCCCGACCAACGAGGAGCTCATGATCGCCATGGACACCGCCGCCATCATCGAGCGCAGCCGCGACTGA
- the pta gene encoding phosphate acetyltransferase, producing the protein MAHTLFVAPTGRQTGLSTACLGLVRALDRQGIRVAFAKPITARGYDHSLPLVRLGARLDPPAPISRATVEELLATGDDQTLMEHVVALCNKAAAGAEVLVVEGMWPEPGIVYSTRVNALMLKALDAELVLVAAPRGESPAELASGMAIAARGFGGGMDGRPVGCIVNRVGPRQPGVPVAESRSLWVDAGAEEQDVPAAEVEAYQAALRAEKLLPLAVIPAHGALAAPRVKDLVAALGATVLRAGDLEHRRIRSVALCAMNVPGSIKVFKPGGFLITPGDRSDVVVAAALAVLNGMPLAGLLLTGGVVPEPHVFDLCEQALRTGLPILAVPDGSYAAASKVASMNLQIPVDDGERLDRVMTAVADRIDPAWINALAKTGREPRLSPPAFRHRIVEAARSAQKRIVLPEGTEPRTVAAAAIVQDRGIARCVLLGAPDEVRAVAQRQGITLPDSVEIIDPAKVAPRYVDPLVAARKAKGMTPEIAAGELGDAIMVGTMMMALGEADGLVSGALHTTAHTIRPALQLIKTAPGCTLVSSVFFMCLPDQVLVFGDCAVNPNPTAEQLADIAIQSADSAAAFGIPPRVAMLSYSTGTSGAGEDVAKVKRATDLARAARPDLAIDGPLQYDAAVMPEVGRAKAPTSPVAGRATVLIFPDLNTGNVAYKAVQRSANVVSIGPMLQGLAKPVNDLSRGCLVEDIVFTITLTAIQAEQARRAGR; encoded by the coding sequence ATGGCCCACACCCTCTTCGTCGCCCCCACCGGCCGCCAGACCGGCCTCTCCACCGCCTGCCTCGGCCTGGTCCGGGCCCTCGATCGCCAGGGCATCCGGGTGGCCTTCGCCAAGCCCATCACGGCGCGCGGCTACGACCACTCGCTCCCCCTGGTGCGGCTGGGCGCCCGCCTCGACCCGCCGGCGCCGATCTCCCGGGCCACCGTGGAGGAGCTGCTGGCCACCGGCGACGACCAGACGCTGATGGAGCACGTGGTGGCCCTGTGCAACAAGGCGGCCGCCGGGGCCGAGGTGCTGGTGGTGGAGGGCATGTGGCCCGAGCCGGGCATCGTCTACTCCACGCGGGTCAACGCCCTGATGCTCAAGGCGCTGGACGCCGAGCTGGTGCTGGTGGCGGCGCCGCGCGGCGAGAGCCCGGCCGAGCTGGCCAGCGGCATGGCCATCGCCGCCCGCGGCTTCGGCGGTGGCATGGACGGGCGCCCGGTGGGCTGCATCGTCAACCGGGTGGGCCCGCGCCAGCCCGGGGTGCCGGTGGCCGAGTCCCGCTCGCTCTGGGTGGACGCCGGCGCCGAGGAGCAGGACGTGCCCGCCGCCGAGGTGGAGGCCTACCAGGCCGCCCTGCGGGCCGAGAAGCTCCTGCCGCTGGCGGTCATCCCGGCCCACGGCGCGCTGGCGGCGCCGCGGGTGAAGGACCTGGTGGCGGCGCTCGGCGCCACCGTGCTGCGCGCCGGCGACCTGGAGCACCGGCGCATCCGCAGCGTGGCCCTGTGCGCCATGAACGTGCCCGGCTCCATCAAGGTCTTCAAGCCGGGCGGGTTCCTCATCACCCCGGGCGACCGGAGCGACGTGGTGGTGGCGGCCGCGCTGGCGGTCCTGAACGGCATGCCGCTGGCCGGCCTGCTGCTCACCGGCGGCGTGGTCCCGGAGCCCCACGTCTTCGACCTGTGCGAGCAGGCCCTGCGCACCGGCCTGCCCATCCTGGCGGTGCCGGACGGCAGCTACGCCGCCGCCTCCAAGGTGGCCAGCATGAACCTGCAGATCCCGGTGGACGACGGCGAGCGGCTGGACCGGGTCATGACCGCGGTGGCCGACCGCATCGACCCGGCCTGGATCAACGCGCTGGCGAAGACCGGCCGCGAGCCGCGCCTCTCCCCGCCGGCCTTCCGCCACCGCATCGTCGAGGCGGCCCGCTCCGCCCAGAAGCGCATCGTGCTGCCGGAGGGCACCGAGCCCCGCACCGTCGCCGCCGCGGCCATCGTGCAGGACCGCGGCATCGCCCGCTGCGTGCTGCTGGGCGCGCCGGACGAGGTGCGGGCGGTGGCGCAGCGGCAGGGCATCACGCTGCCGGACTCGGTGGAGATCATCGACCCGGCCAAGGTGGCCCCGCGCTACGTGGACCCGCTGGTGGCGGCCCGCAAGGCCAAGGGCATGACGCCGGAGATCGCCGCCGGCGAGCTGGGCGACGCCATCATGGTGGGCACCATGATGATGGCGCTGGGCGAGGCCGACGGCCTGGTGTCCGGGGCCCTGCACACCACGGCGCACACCATCCGGCCGGCCCTGCAGCTCATCAAGACCGCGCCGGGCTGCACGCTGGTGTCGTCGGTCTTCTTCATGTGCCTGCCCGACCAGGTGCTGGTGTTCGGCGACTGCGCCGTCAACCCCAACCCCACCGCGGAGCAGCTGGCCGACATCGCCATCCAGAGCGCCGACTCGGCGGCGGCCTTCGGCATCCCGCCGCGGGTGGCCATGCTCTCGTACTCCACCGGCACCAGCGGCGCCGGCGAGGACGTGGCGAAGGTGAAGCGGGCCACCGACCTGGCGCGCGCGGCGCGCCCCGACCTGGCCATCGACGGGCCGCTGCAGTACGACGCGGCGGTGATGCCGGAGGTGGGCCGGGCCAAGGCGCCCACGTCGCCGGTGGCCGGCCGCGCCACGGTGCTCATCTTCCCGGACCTCAACACCGGCAACGTGGCCTACAAGGCGGTGCAGCGCAGCGCCAACGTGGTCTCCATCGGCCCCATGCTGCAGGGCCTGGCCAAACCGGTGAACGACCTGTCGCGCGGCTGCCTGGTGGAGGACATCGTCTTCACCATCACGCTCACCGCCATCCAGGCCGAGCAGGCGCGGCGGGCGGGGCGGTAG
- a CDS encoding cobalamin-dependent protein (Presence of a B(12) (cobalamin)-binding domain implies dependence on cobalamin itself, in one of its several forms, or in some unusual lineages, dependence on a cobalamin-like analog.), with the protein MDAALAIHVFQRALTMGDREAVVRLVAELVPHETRENIIDLALVPALERVGHLWEEGRISLVELYGAGRAAEVATELLEPLPRTRQAGDARVAIAVLEDQHVLGKRLVAAHLRAGGVALLDLGVGLSAPVLVAQALEARVDVLLVSTLMLRGALKVHDVVRRLRDAGSAMRVVVGGAPFRLDPELYLEVGADACGRSAGDALALVHRLGGRCA; encoded by the coding sequence GTGGACGCCGCCCTCGCCATCCACGTCTTCCAGCGCGCCCTGACCATGGGCGACCGCGAGGCTGTGGTGCGGCTGGTGGCCGAGCTCGTGCCCCATGAGACCAGGGAGAACATCATCGACCTCGCCCTGGTGCCGGCGCTGGAGCGCGTCGGCCACCTGTGGGAGGAGGGGCGCATCTCGCTGGTGGAGCTCTACGGCGCGGGCCGGGCGGCCGAGGTGGCCACCGAGCTGCTGGAGCCCCTGCCGCGCACCCGCCAGGCCGGGGACGCGCGGGTGGCCATCGCCGTGCTGGAGGACCAGCACGTCCTCGGAAAGCGGCTGGTGGCGGCCCACCTCAGGGCGGGCGGAGTGGCGCTGCTCGATCTGGGGGTGGGGCTGTCGGCGCCCGTGCTCGTCGCGCAGGCGCTGGAGGCGCGGGTGGACGTGCTGCTCGTCTCCACCCTGATGCTGCGCGGCGCCCTCAAGGTGCACGACGTGGTGCGCCGGCTGCGCGACGCCGGCTCGGCCATGCGGGTGGTGGTGGGCGGGGCCCCCTTCCGGCTCGACCCGGAGCTCTACCTGGAGGTGGGCGCCGACGCGTGCGGCCGCAGCGCCGGCGACGCGCTGGCGCTGGTGCACCGCCTCGGCGGGAGGTGCGCATGA
- a CDS encoding uroporphyrinogen decarboxylase family protein has translation MTTLTSCERVGTALSQREGDRVPFFLPATMHGAAQLGLTLPEYFARPERVAEGQLAMLALLGHDFVTSFHHAAGEVVAFGGTVEVHEDGPPTPGAPPLREQDLAGLAPPVPEEVAPLRASLETLRLLRARVGGRVDVLGAVIGPFSLPAMQLGLGPWLDLLVEQPALAERLVAVNAEFAARWGAAQLRAGATAIVVAEPLASTQMTPAGLYRRLGLPGLRALAARVAPLVLSLASAPAIRAAPDLLSAGPAGIVAGSGESLAALKATCRGQATVLGGLDGISMRHWTPAECDRRVRLAVGAAARGGGFVLTEHHGEIPVQVPLAVLQEVAEAVRHHGRYPVAPELTDPA, from the coding sequence ATGACCACCCTCACCTCCTGCGAGCGGGTCGGCACCGCGCTGTCGCAGCGCGAGGGCGATCGCGTCCCCTTCTTCCTGCCCGCCACGATGCACGGCGCGGCCCAGCTCGGCCTGACGCTGCCCGAGTACTTCGCCCGCCCGGAGCGGGTGGCCGAGGGCCAGCTGGCCATGCTGGCGCTGCTGGGGCACGACTTCGTCACCAGCTTCCACCACGCGGCCGGCGAGGTGGTGGCCTTCGGCGGCACCGTGGAGGTGCACGAGGACGGCCCGCCCACGCCCGGCGCGCCGCCGCTGCGCGAGCAGGACCTGGCCGGGCTGGCGCCCCCGGTGCCCGAGGAGGTGGCGCCTTTGCGCGCCTCGCTCGAGACCCTGCGCCTCCTCCGGGCGCGGGTGGGCGGGCGGGTCGACGTCCTGGGCGCGGTCATCGGCCCGTTCTCCCTGCCCGCCATGCAGCTCGGCCTGGGTCCCTGGCTGGACCTGCTGGTGGAGCAGCCGGCGCTGGCGGAGCGGCTGGTGGCCGTCAACGCCGAGTTCGCCGCCCGCTGGGGCGCGGCCCAGCTGCGCGCCGGGGCCACCGCCATCGTGGTGGCCGAGCCGCTGGCCTCCACCCAGATGACGCCCGCCGGCCTCTACCGGCGCCTCGGGCTACCCGGCCTGCGCGCCCTCGCGGCGCGGGTCGCGCCGCTGGTCCTGTCGCTGGCCTCGGCCCCGGCCATCCGGGCGGCGCCGGACCTGCTCTCGGCGGGCCCGGCCGGCATCGTGGCCGGCAGCGGCGAGTCGCTGGCCGCCCTCAAGGCGACCTGCCGGGGCCAGGCGACCGTCCTGGGCGGGCTGGACGGCATCTCCATGCGCCACTGGACGCCCGCGGAGTGCGACCGTCGGGTGCGCCTGGCGGTGGGCGCCGCGGCTCGCGGCGGGGGCTTCGTGCTCACCGAGCACCACGGGGAGATCCCGGTGCAGGTGCCGCTCGCCGTGCTGCAGGAGGTGGCCGAGGCGGTGCGCCACCACGGCCGCTACCCCGTCGCCCCGGAGCTCACCGATCCGGCGTGA